From the Oceanispirochaeta sp. M1 genome, one window contains:
- a CDS encoding ABC transporter substrate-binding protein → MIKSLSKAVLLTAVFLLAFGTSVFASGAQETADEGIVLSTYLQIDPANPQQAGYVEMQAAFEASRPDITFQHEYATGEAFHQKFQAMVASRELPDVFTTYIGKRTAYVTETGNAMDLNEYLTDDFKNQFSAATWEAQGPNGEIYTIAPSMAVCHSMYVNTTLLDELGLDIPETYEELLAQVEPIRAAGYYPVSMGNKDQWVVNSWLLSAFVDRMGGKEWFSKAMVGDASFTEPPFVKSLGFVSEMVEKNVFSPGVNQMSNTEADQEFYQQKSVYLIDAGWRTSAMVTSLPQEQQDAIEMIVFPALPGEVSPNSSAAVLSEGFGINSKLSGTPEGQAAFDFIAYYTGKEGSEIRLSTGEIPTFKLDYSGMDLPGLQMKYAQFQQDHPMGYVIDSKMDGEGMGLLNPDIQAMMFGNITPAEVAERYEAWVVENDSNRMK, encoded by the coding sequence ATGATCAAATCACTGTCAAAAGCTGTTCTTTTAACAGCAGTTTTTTTGCTTGCTTTCGGAACTTCTGTTTTTGCTTCAGGAGCTCAGGAAACCGCGGATGAAGGTATTGTACTTTCAACTTATCTGCAGATCGATCCTGCCAACCCACAGCAGGCTGGGTATGTAGAAATGCAGGCCGCCTTTGAAGCAAGCAGACCCGATATCACCTTCCAGCATGAATATGCAACAGGTGAAGCCTTTCACCAGAAATTTCAGGCTATGGTTGCTTCCCGTGAACTACCCGATGTTTTCACCACATATATCGGAAAGAGAACAGCCTATGTAACCGAGACAGGAAATGCAATGGATCTGAATGAGTATCTGACTGATGATTTTAAAAATCAGTTCAGTGCCGCTACCTGGGAAGCACAGGGCCCCAATGGTGAGATCTATACAATTGCTCCTTCAATGGCAGTTTGTCACTCAATGTATGTGAACACAACTCTCCTTGACGAACTCGGACTGGATATACCTGAAACTTATGAAGAACTTCTAGCTCAGGTAGAACCAATCCGTGCAGCCGGTTACTACCCCGTTTCCATGGGTAACAAAGATCAGTGGGTCGTAAACTCCTGGCTCTTAAGTGCCTTTGTAGACAGAATGGGCGGAAAAGAGTGGTTCAGCAAAGCCATGGTTGGTGATGCAAGTTTCACAGAACCTCCCTTTGTAAAATCTCTTGGATTTGTCAGCGAAATGGTAGAGAAAAATGTTTTCTCCCCCGGTGTTAACCAGATGTCCAACACCGAAGCGGACCAGGAATTCTATCAGCAGAAATCTGTATACCTGATTGATGCCGGATGGAGAACTTCCGCAATGGTTACATCTCTTCCTCAGGAACAGCAGGATGCTATCGAAATGATCGTATTCCCCGCACTCCCCGGAGAAGTATCACCCAATTCAAGTGCAGCTGTACTGTCTGAAGGTTTCGGTATCAACTCTAAACTTTCCGGTACTCCAGAAGGTCAGGCAGCCTTTGACTTTATCGCTTACTACACCGGTAAAGAGGGTTCTGAAATCAGACTGAGCACCGGCGAAATTCCCACATTCAAACTGGATTACTCCGGTATGGATCTGCCCGGTCTTCAGATGAAATACGCCCAGTTCCAGCAGGATCATCCCATGGGTTATGTTATTGATTCCAAAATGGACGGAGAGGGCATGGGTCTTCTTAATCCTGATATTCAGGCCATGATGTTCGGTAATATTACTCCCGCTGAAGTTGCAGAACGCTACGAAGCATGGGTTGTAGAAAACGATTCTAACCGAATGAAATAA
- a CDS encoding carbohydrate ABC transporter permease: MVESSYKRFSYYLLLLPALILYLSIILFPIGMSSVLSLTKWKNFQMVGFIGLGNYVKLFADPGFLRALWNNVQIMLISVLGQIPLGIILAYVLYRKFVKGFKFYEMMIFMPITISSVVVALLWNRIFSPVGIYTYFVKWLTGNPDYVMRISESPYFAMVPLLFVLLWMHTSLYMVMFLANMQRIPKSSLEAAKMDGASESVILWRIVLPALANVIFTSSIFAISGSLKSFDLVFAMTGGGPVDYTNVMSIYLYKHTFTYNNYGYGSAVSLVIVILSVGLISLGRALYGQFQKKFD; encoded by the coding sequence ATGGTAGAAAGTTCCTATAAAAGATTCAGTTACTATTTGTTACTATTACCGGCTTTGATTCTCTATCTTTCTATCATTCTCTTTCCTATCGGAATGAGCTCGGTTCTTTCACTGACAAAGTGGAAGAACTTCCAGATGGTGGGATTCATAGGATTGGGGAATTATGTAAAATTGTTTGCCGATCCCGGATTCCTCCGGGCTCTATGGAACAATGTCCAGATCATGCTGATCTCCGTTTTGGGGCAGATTCCCCTGGGCATTATTCTGGCTTATGTCCTTTACAGAAAATTCGTAAAGGGTTTTAAGTTTTATGAGATGATGATCTTTATGCCCATCACCATTTCATCGGTTGTGGTTGCCCTATTGTGGAACCGCATTTTTTCTCCTGTAGGTATTTACACCTACTTTGTGAAATGGCTGACAGGAAATCCGGACTATGTCATGAGGATTTCCGAGAGTCCCTATTTTGCCATGGTTCCCCTCCTTTTTGTTCTTCTGTGGATGCACACAAGCCTCTATATGGTCATGTTTCTGGCCAATATGCAGCGTATTCCGAAGTCATCACTGGAGGCGGCGAAAATGGATGGTGCCAGCGAGTCTGTAATTCTCTGGCGAATTGTTCTTCCTGCTCTAGCCAATGTTATTTTCACAAGTTCAATCTTTGCTATTTCAGGAAGTCTGAAGAGCTTTGACCTTGTCTTTGCCATGACAGGAGGAGGTCCGGTGGATTATACAAATGTGATGTCCATCTACCTCTACAAACATACTTTTACCTACAACAATTACGGATATGGTTCTGCTGTTTCTCTGGTAATTGTAATTCTCAGTGTCGGACTTATAAGTCTGGGCCGTGCCTTATACGGTCAATTTCAAAAGAAATTTGATTAG
- a CDS encoding carbohydrate ABC transporter permease produces the protein MDTLNEIPRGWKIFAQVFLILFTMMTLLPLVWMLYSSFKLQGEIMLYPMSLPKEPTVQNYLKAWNIGHMGSSFINSVIYAGISTALTVFLAVAASFSLTKFGYKSSKVYFSIFTLGLLVTVNSVIAPLFIMETRIGLYNTRIGVILPYITFGLPMAILLASSYIKGIPDSLIEAAIIDGANYLQIFWRIILVLSTPVVATIAILSFLRNWNEFVLVFILTSGDHMRSLPVSINSFAGRLNQDYGMQFAALTIGTLPMIMFYIGAHNMIIKGFGEGALKE, from the coding sequence ATGGATACACTTAATGAAATCCCCAGGGGATGGAAAATCTTTGCTCAGGTTTTTCTGATTCTCTTTACAATGATGACCCTTCTTCCTCTTGTCTGGATGCTTTATTCATCCTTCAAGCTACAGGGAGAAATAATGCTCTACCCCATGTCTCTACCAAAAGAGCCTACAGTGCAGAATTATCTGAAGGCCTGGAACATAGGACATATGGGTAGCTCTTTTATCAACTCTGTCATCTATGCCGGCATCTCAACGGCACTGACAGTCTTTCTGGCTGTTGCGGCCTCTTTTTCCCTGACAAAGTTCGGGTATAAAAGTTCGAAAGTTTATTTTTCCATCTTTACTCTGGGGCTGTTGGTTACTGTCAATTCTGTTATAGCACCCCTTTTTATTATGGAGACAAGAATCGGTCTGTATAATACCAGGATCGGGGTTATACTTCCCTACATTACCTTCGGACTGCCTATGGCTATTCTGCTGGCCAGTTCTTATATCAAGGGGATTCCCGATTCACTGATCGAGGCGGCCATTATCGACGGGGCCAACTATCTTCAGATATTCTGGCGCATCATACTTGTACTTTCTACACCCGTAGTAGCCACCATTGCCATTCTCTCTTTTTTGAGAAACTGGAATGAGTTTGTATTAGTCTTTATTCTGACATCCGGTGATCATATGAGGAGCCTTCCGGTTTCCATCAATTCCTTTGCCGGACGTCTTAATCAGGATTACGGAATGCAGTTTGCCGCTCTGACAATCGGCACTCTTCCCATGATTATGTTCTATATCGGAGCACACAATATGATAATTAAAGGTTTCGGCGAGGGAGCCCTTAAGGAGTAA
- a CDS encoding copper homeostasis protein CutC, which yields MNYKLEVCLDSAESAVIADKAGADRVELCENLFGGGTTPSAGTIKITREAVGLGLHVIIRPRSGDFCYTDTEFKVMLEDVRYCREQGVDGVVIGVLNEDGTVDKERNAALIKEAGTMSITFHRAFDVTSDPYQALEDIIELGCHRILTSGQEASVLEGSDLIRDIIKKAGERIIIMPGGDITERKLQKVIKETGASEFHIYLDMEKESVMKHCPDYVYMGGLLRKPEFMNSYSSSSRIATVLSTLHK from the coding sequence ATGAATTATAAACTTGAAGTCTGTCTTGACTCAGCAGAATCTGCTGTCATTGCAGATAAGGCGGGAGCCGATAGAGTCGAACTGTGTGAAAACCTTTTCGGCGGGGGTACTACACCCAGTGCAGGAACCATAAAGATAACAAGAGAAGCTGTAGGACTGGGACTCCATGTCATAATCCGTCCCCGTTCCGGTGATTTCTGTTATACGGATACAGAGTTTAAGGTAATGCTTGAAGATGTCAGATACTGCCGTGAACAGGGCGTTGACGGTGTGGTTATCGGTGTCCTTAATGAAGACGGAACTGTCGATAAAGAGCGGAATGCCGCCCTTATCAAAGAAGCCGGAACCATGAGTATCACCTTTCATCGTGCCTTTGATGTAACATCAGATCCTTACCAGGCACTGGAAGATATTATCGAGCTGGGATGTCACCGTATTCTTACCTCAGGGCAGGAAGCTTCAGTTCTTGAGGGATCCGACCTTATTCGTGATATAATAAAAAAAGCCGGTGAGCGTATCATCATTATGCCCGGCGGTGATATCACAGAACGAAAATTGCAGAAAGTCATAAAAGAGACGGGCGCCTCAGAATTTCATATCTATCTGGATATGGAAAAAGAGAGTGTAATGAAACATTGCCCGGATTATGTTTATATGGGCGGTCTCCTCAGAAAACCTGAGTTTATGAACAGTTACAGCAGCTCTTCCCGCATCGCTACTGTTCTCTCAACCCTGCATAAATAA
- a CDS encoding ROK family transcriptional regulator — MKIVGNSLFQKAANSALILNYLRTHTSCSRQQMAEKLGLQPSTVSYIVNRLIKAKLVEEIKAPVPKTKGSGRRPIQVQLIPEFGYVIGLDLQVDYYCTVVCDVSGRVLKSSKKEYISGKHDFKSLLIQSVEDVRKTLDPHIPVLGMGLAIPGVVNRQTSFVKDSWTHNLKNSSLLEFLDETFPFPVVIENDANCCAQNILWNHPDNESDSFIYLLSRFHQRNMVPENLPSIGVGLGLVLNGELYNGVSDEAGEYQSILYTKERQLKWQLSLSEEEMDRALVDSDVQKDILEELMGNMTLILKILNPRALYIGGDLASNSEEIWNILRSEFSENLYALEKKNCTMKVVNDGVYDPARGAAACMLSELYAIPQVGNGQQDKKKWNTLLSNVVEVNP; from the coding sequence TTGAAGATCGTCGGGAACAGCCTTTTCCAGAAAGCAGCAAATTCGGCACTTATTCTGAATTATCTGCGGACCCATACTTCATGTTCAAGGCAACAGATGGCAGAGAAGCTTGGTCTTCAGCCTTCAACGGTCAGCTACATTGTTAATCGCCTTATAAAGGCGAAACTGGTTGAAGAGATAAAGGCTCCTGTTCCTAAGACAAAGGGGAGCGGGAGAAGGCCTATACAGGTTCAGCTGATTCCAGAATTCGGTTATGTTATCGGCCTGGACCTCCAGGTCGACTATTACTGTACCGTCGTCTGTGATGTTTCAGGGCGGGTTTTGAAATCCAGTAAAAAAGAGTATATTAGCGGAAAGCATGATTTTAAGAGTCTGCTTATTCAGTCCGTTGAGGATGTCCGGAAAACTCTTGATCCCCATATCCCGGTTCTGGGAATGGGGCTGGCTATTCCGGGTGTTGTCAACAGGCAGACATCCTTTGTGAAGGACAGCTGGACTCATAATTTGAAGAACAGCAGTCTGCTGGAGTTTCTGGATGAGACTTTTCCCTTTCCCGTTGTTATAGAAAATGATGCCAACTGCTGTGCACAGAATATTCTATGGAATCATCCGGACAATGAGTCGGATTCATTCATCTATCTTCTTTCCCGTTTTCATCAGAGAAATATGGTTCCTGAGAATCTTCCTTCAATAGGTGTCGGTCTTGGACTGGTACTGAATGGAGAACTCTATAATGGTGTCTCAGATGAAGCCGGAGAGTATCAGAGTATTCTGTATACAAAGGAGCGTCAGCTGAAATGGCAGCTCTCTCTTTCGGAAGAAGAGATGGACCGTGCACTTGTAGACAGTGATGTTCAGAAAGATATTCTGGAAGAGCTGATGGGGAATATGACTCTGATTCTCAAAATCCTGAATCCAAGGGCTTTGTATATTGGAGGAGATCTTGCCAGCAACAGTGAAGAAATCTGGAATATCCTCCGAAGCGAATTTAGTGAAAATCTATATGCTCTTGAGAAAAAGAACTGTACTATGAAGGTCGTGAATGATGGGGTTTATGATCCTGCCAGGGGTGCTGCAGCCTGCATGCTCAGTGAACTCTATGCCATACCTCAGGTCGGAAACGGCCAGCAGGACAAGAAAAAATGGAATACACTTTTAAGCAATGTAGTTGAAGTAAACCCTTAA